One genomic region from Nitrospira sp. encodes:
- a CDS encoding DUF262 domain-containing protein — translation MIPRKSSIGQMLGEYERRHIILPEFQRPYSWEKAQVATFWGDLHSFSERYQKHPIDASYFLGPVVVIEDKETIKVLDGQQRLATATILLAALRNVARECHAASPFNDLDYFARDIQREVIEKKDSVPLGYSLTLSELDEPFFFQRIKSDPPLASKSSIRSHQLIQHAYDYLYEQLKGTVQGKKPQEQVRELKLMKEALTKGVLLVVIAVEDEEDAFDIFESLNDRGLRLSVPDLLLNLLLKRCNDSGSKQMVRQTWNALIQQMGLRDVSRFLRHFWLSKYGDLKAKGLYAEIKSHLNSHKLTSIEFAQTCSESCEDYLKLLNIDKSLPKEAIKNVDGLVRYLGVQNGLPLLLAAYQCLNHSDFIKLVKAMTSLYVRHTLIGNQNPLELETVFYDAARELRAQKDSKVSSNKAFSAAKAKLSKINPTDALVKVGCCRFQRHRVRCMKEPGGRSWSDGSLRESSKLRR, via the coding sequence ATGATTCCTCGCAAATCAAGCATTGGCCAAATGTTGGGTGAGTATGAACGCAGACACATAATTCTCCCTGAGTTCCAACGCCCATATAGTTGGGAAAAAGCCCAAGTAGCTACATTCTGGGGGGATTTACACTCGTTTTCTGAGAGATACCAAAAGCATCCCATTGATGCGTCATATTTTCTCGGCCCGGTGGTTGTGATCGAAGATAAAGAAACCATCAAGGTTTTGGATGGGCAGCAACGACTTGCCACTGCAACAATATTGCTAGCGGCCCTGCGAAATGTTGCTCGTGAGTGTCACGCAGCAAGTCCCTTTAACGACTTGGATTACTTTGCGAGAGATATTCAACGCGAAGTTATTGAGAAAAAAGATTCGGTTCCGTTGGGCTACTCATTGACATTAAGCGAGTTGGATGAACCATTTTTCTTCCAGAGGATTAAGTCCGACCCTCCCTTAGCAAGCAAGTCCAGCATACGCTCACACCAACTCATACAACATGCTTATGACTATTTGTATGAGCAGCTCAAGGGGACAGTGCAAGGCAAGAAGCCTCAGGAGCAAGTGCGCGAACTAAAGCTGATGAAGGAAGCCCTGACAAAGGGCGTACTTCTTGTTGTCATCGCTGTTGAAGACGAGGAAGACGCCTTTGACATTTTTGAATCCCTGAATGACCGTGGCCTACGTCTATCGGTGCCCGATTTACTCCTCAACCTCTTGCTCAAACGATGCAATGACTCAGGATCTAAGCAAATGGTCCGTCAGACCTGGAATGCCCTGATCCAGCAAATGGGCCTGCGAGATGTATCTCGCTTCTTAAGGCACTTTTGGTTATCCAAGTACGGCGATTTGAAGGCAAAAGGGCTGTATGCGGAAATTAAAAGCCATCTTAACTCGCACAAATTGACTAGTATTGAATTCGCCCAGACATGCTCTGAATCGTGCGAAGATTATTTGAAACTCCTCAACATAGATAAGTCATTGCCCAAAGAGGCTATTAAGAATGTAGATGGTTTAGTTCGATACTTGGGTGTCCAAAATGGTCTTCCCCTGCTTCTTGCAGCCTACCAGTGTCTTAACCATTCAGATTTCATAAAGCTTGTAAAGGCAATGACATCACTTTACGTGCGGCATACTCTGATCGGAAATCAGAATCCACTTGAGTTAGAGACGGTGTTTTATGATGCAGCTCGCGAGCTTCGCGCCCAGAAGGATTCGAAGGTCTCTAGCAATAAAGCATTCTCTGCAGCAAAGGCTAAGCTTTCAAAAATTAATCCTACCGACGCCTTGGTTA